The Glaciimonas sp. PCH181 nucleotide sequence CAAAAGAAATATGCAAAATCTTACAATTCCACATCTGCGAAAAGCGAACAATTCAACCCATTTCAAACATAGAGGCCAACAATGAGCGTCACCAAATACACCGAAGAACATGAATGGTTGAAGATCGAAGACGACGGCGTGGTAACTGTCGGGATTACCGATTTTGCACAAGATCATTTGGGGGATCTTGTGTATGTGCAATTGCCGGATGTAGGCAATCAGGTAGAAAAAGGCGAAGAGGTTGCTGTCATAGAATCCGTAAAGACTGCCAGTGAAATCAATATGCCGGTCGCTGGCGTCATCACAGAAATCAATGGTTTATTAGCGGACGAACCCGGCAAGATCAATGAAGATCCAATGGGCGCTGGTTGGTTTTTCAAATTTCAGGCAAGCGATGTGACCGAGTTGGAAGGCCTGCTGGACGAGGCTGGTTATAAGGCATTTGTCGCCAGTCTGGGTTAAAGACAACGTCTTGTCAGAGCAATAAATTCAGAATTGCCCCATGCCGCGCATACTGCGATGCGCGGCATATGCGGCACATTCACATCATCACAAGCGAATTAGCAAGAGGACACCATGGATCAAGTTGTGGCACAGATACGGCCTGCGTTTGAAGACTTATTACAGCATACGGATTTTGTTGGCAGGCATATCGGGCCGGGCGAAGCGGATCAACAGCGCATGCTCGATGCGCTGGGTTATCCAACGATAGATGCGCTGATCAAAAATGTGATTCCGGCGGCGATTTTATCGGACGCGCCGCTGATGCTGCGCGGCGCGCTTAATGAAGTAGAGACGCTAGAAGCTTTGCGCACCATCGCTGCCAAAAATCAGATTTTTAAATCGTATATCGGCATGGGTTATTACAACTGCCATACGCCGACCGTTATTTTGCGTAATCTGCTGGAAAATCCGGGCTGGTATACCGCTTATACGCCGTATCAGCCGGAGATATCCCAAGGCCGTCTGGAGGCATTATTAAACTTTCAGACCATGGTGTCTGATCTGACTGGTATGGAAATCGCCAACGCCTCATTGCTGGACGAAGCGACGGCAGCGGCGGAAGCGATGACCTTTTGTCAGCGCGTATCCAAGAGCAAAAGTAAGACTTTCTTTGTATCGCAGGATTGCTATCCGCAAACGATTGATGTTGTGCGCACACGTGCAGCACCGATTGGAATTGACGTTGTAGTGGGCGATCATTTGACGGCATTGGACGATCTGGATTACTTCGGCGTCTTGCTGCAATATCCTAATTTGAGCGGTGAAATTCACGACTACGCCAGCGCGGTGGAGAGCGCACATAGCAAGGATGCATTGGTCGTGGTTGCCGCCGATTTACTAGCACTGACATTGTTGACGCCACCCGCAGAATTTGGCGCTGACGTGGCTATTGGCTCGTCGCAGCGGTTTGGTGTTCCGTTGGGCTATGGCGGTCCGCATGCTGCATACTTTGCGACAAAAGATGTGCATAAGCGCTTGATGCCGGGACGCGTCGTGGGCGTGTCAATCGACAGTCGCGGCGACACTGCCTATCGCCTCGCGATGCAAACGCGTGAGCAACATATCCGCCGTGAAAAAGCCACCAGCAATATTTGTACTGCGCAAGTGCTGCTAGCGAATATCGCCAGCATGTACGCGGTCTATCATGGCCCGGAAGGACTAAAAACCATCGCACAACGGGTGCATCGTCTGGCGGCGACGTTTGTCAGCGGCATACAGGCGCTGAATCAGTCTAAAAATCTGAATGAACTGGGCATCGAAGTATTAACAACGCATTTTTTTGACACGATCACTTTGCGCACAGTCGGGCATACGCAAGCGATACACGCGGCGGCGCGAGCACAGTCGATTAATTTGCGTATTGTGGATGCGGATAAGGTGGGTATTGCCTTTGACGAAACCACGACCACCGAGGATGTAGCAGCGCTCTGGCGAATTTTTTCCAGCGCGGGCCAGCCTGAGCTTTCATTTGTTGCCGTTGAGGCCATTGCCGCCGATCATATTCCGGTAGCGTTGCGCCGTACTAGCGGGTTTCTGA carries:
- the gcvP gene encoding aminomethyl-transferring glycine dehydrogenase, which encodes MDQVVAQIRPAFEDLLQHTDFVGRHIGPGEADQQRMLDALGYPTIDALIKNVIPAAILSDAPLMLRGALNEVETLEALRTIAAKNQIFKSYIGMGYYNCHTPTVILRNLLENPGWYTAYTPYQPEISQGRLEALLNFQTMVSDLTGMEIANASLLDEATAAAEAMTFCQRVSKSKSKTFFVSQDCYPQTIDVVRTRAAPIGIDVVVGDHLTALDDLDYFGVLLQYPNLSGEIHDYASAVESAHSKDALVVVAADLLALTLLTPPAEFGADVAIGSSQRFGVPLGYGGPHAAYFATKDVHKRLMPGRVVGVSIDSRGDTAYRLAMQTREQHIRREKATSNICTAQVLLANIASMYAVYHGPEGLKTIAQRVHRLAATFVSGIQALNQSKNLNELGIEVLTTHFFDTITLRTVGHTQAIHAAARAQSINLRIVDADKVGIAFDETTTTEDVAALWRIFSSAGQPELSFVAVEAIAADHIPVALRRTSGFLTHPVFNSHHSETQMMRYLRALADKDLALDRTMIPLGSCTMKLNATTEMIPITWKEFSAIHPFAPLEQAQGYQQLVSELEQMLCICTGYDAVSLQPNAGSQGEYAGLLAIRAYHQSRGEGQRDVCLIPSSAHGTNPATAHMAGMKVVVVRCDDNGNVDVADLQAKADQHAADLAALMITYPSTHGVFEQAIREICDIVHAHGGQVYIDGANMNAMVGLCAPGHFGGDVSHLNLHKTFCIPHGGGGPGVGPIGVKSHLAPFLPGHGLLETGIAPVSAAPWGSANILPISWAYITLMGSRGLKQASQMAILNANYIAHTLAPHFPILYAGKDGKGSTVAHECIIDLRPLKDKTGVTVDDVAKRLIDFGFHAPTMSFPVAGTLMIEPTESESKEELDRFCNAMIAIRHEIQAIEDGHISAESSPLRHAPHTAMDLTGEWERAYTREQAVFPVTSLRKAHKYWPPVGRIDNVYGDRNLVCSCPPLSDYE
- the gcvH gene encoding glycine cleavage system protein GcvH, which translates into the protein MSVTKYTEEHEWLKIEDDGVVTVGITDFAQDHLGDLVYVQLPDVGNQVEKGEEVAVIESVKTASEINMPVAGVITEINGLLADEPGKINEDPMGAGWFFKFQASDVTELEGLLDEAGYKAFVASLG